The following DNA comes from Balaenoptera ricei isolate mBalRic1 chromosome 7, mBalRic1.hap2, whole genome shotgun sequence.
gagggagggagggaaggagagggcttCCAGGCAGAGTGGGCTGCGAGCCACGGCATCTCACTTCCCCGCGGGGGCTGCCACCCCACTCCTGGCGCCTCCCAGCCACACCCTGTGCCCCCAGCGGGCACCGACACCCACCTGCCTTTGATGGCGTTAAAGAGCCGGATCCCATCTGCAGGGCCGCAGATCTGGACCAGGTCATCGCGGGACATCTTTAGCAGGTCAGCACCTGGGCAGGTAGATGGGGCCGCCTGTGACCTGGGGTGCGGGGGAAGGGCTGCACCTGCAGACCCCGGGGGAGGGTCGAGCCAGCCTCACCCTCAGGGGGTACAGGCATCCCACAGGGAGAAACAGCAAGAGCTAAACAACGTCAGGAGACCACAGCCCCAGAGATGTCAGAAGCTCAACAACTGGCTTCACAAAGTCAGCGGAACCGACGGGCATTTGCAGAAGTCAGAAGCCCTCACCGCCTGTGGCTGCCTGGCCCTCCCTCTGGACCTTTTATTGGCATCACTGTCAGTGATATATCTTATCAGTATGATTACGTGTGCACGTGTCTGGAGACGAAAGCTCACAGTTCCCCTGCCGTTCTGAATGCACCCGGGCACCCGTGCACCCAGCGCCCAGGTCAAGAGGCAGGACATTCCCACCATCCCACAGgccacccacctcccccaccctcacctctgGGGAACTGCTCTCCCCACTTCTCACAAGCAGAGGAGTTTCGCTTGGCTTTTAGCACCTGTGTGAATGGAACTGAACAGTATGCACTTTTCTAGGTCTGGCTCTCCCTCCAAGTTCCGTTTAAGGGCTCATCCATGCTGCATGTAGCTGTGGATCATTCATGCCCACTTTTAGGTAGTATTCACCGCACGAATCAAGCACAATTCCTGTACGCCCTCTCTGCCGATGGGCTGGGGGGGGTGCTCCCAGTTTGAGGCGATCATGAGTAACTGTCTGTGAGCATCCTGGTACGTGGATGAGGACACGTGCCTTCCTCGAAGCCCGAGGAGCCCCCTAGAGCCTTGTGCCCAGGGGGGCTCCGCAAGGCACAAGGATGCCATCAGCCTTCTGCGGAAAACGTCACAACAGCCACGTGGTCTAGCGCCACGACATCCGCCCCCGTTTCCTGCCACAGTTACGATACAGTTTTAGGTACAACACTGCAGGTACACTGGCTCCCCTTCCATGGGGAATAAAAGCCACACTCCTTGCACTCTCCAAGAGGGCCCCTGGGCGCCTCTCTGACCTCACCTGCCGCGCGGCCCACTCAGCCCCATCACCGGGGCCCTCTGCTCCGTAGCCACACCTGGCAGGCCCCACCTTGCGCCTGCCCTCTGCTTGGAAAGCTCAAACTCCCACACCCACCTGGCTCGTGCCCTTGCCTTTCCAGGCTTTGCTCAAGGACGCCTCCTCGGCACGGCCGACACCAGCCCCTGCTTAAGGGGGAGGCTCCCCTCCACCTTCCTCCCGCCCAGGCTGGCCCAGGTCCCTCCACCGAGCCTGCGCATCCCAGAAGGGACACGGCGTGTTGAGATGGGCGGTTTACACCTCCGCGCCGACTCAGAGCTGCCCGAGCACGGGGTCCCTGCCCGACGGCCCTGGTACTGTCTACCCCCAGCACAAAGAACACGCTCAGAAAAGCtgagctcagggacttccctggccgtccagggTTAGGACTCGGCCCTCTCATTGCGGGGgcgccgggttcaatccctggttggggaactaagatcccgcaaggcgcgcggcacagccagaaaaaaaaaaaagaaaaagaaaagctgagcTCAAAGACCACGGATGGGGTGCTGGTTCCCTTCCGCTGCCACAGATGTCCTTGAGGGCCAGTCTTCTGGTTTCGGCCAACGCTTGACTCCCTGTCACTCTGGACCGACTGCCGGGGAGCAAGGTTCCAGGCTGTTACCCTGTCCCCCAGTGCCCCCGGCTCAGGGCTGCTGTCTGATGGGACCACCAGCAAGGGCTTGAAAAAcctttagagaaagaagagccgGCTTTCCCTTCTCGCCTGTGGCTGTACCACCATCTCCCGGGTCACGGCTCCGGAGACAGCACGACGAGCAGAGTTTGCGAGGAAAAGGCTGGGAGGCTTGCTGAGTGTGCACTGGCCTGTTGGCTAAGGGGCTCTTCTGGGCGAAGCAGAGCCCACACTGCGGGTGAGGGGCATCTTGAAAAGGCTCCCAGACGGTCCTCCCGCAAAGCCACGCTCGGCTGGACACCTCAGGGGCAGGAACCGCCCACGAGCCCTCGGCCCAGGGCCAACACACACAAGTGACCACACGCCTCTGGGTCCCCAGGACAGAACGCGGCCCCTGGGGAGCCAAGGGCACATGCTGAGCGTTGCGAGGTCCTCGCGGGTTCTGAGCGCCAGTCAGAGATGCTCACCCGAGAAGCTGGCGAAGAGCCGGCAAAACTGGGAGAACCTGTTGCGGTGGAGCCACTGCTGGGCGTCGTGCGTGGAGGCCGAGGGGAGCAGGTGCTGCGGGCGGAGAGGACAGGCCTTGAGGGGGTGCTCGGTCCGCGTGGGACAGGCAGCCAGCGCCCAGCCGCAGACACTTACGTCACTGCCCACGGGCAGGGCCTCCACCGGGTGGGTTGGGGAGCTGTTgctgaaaggaagaagagaggtgGTGAGCGGCCAGGAAGCTCCTTCCCGGCTGAGGATGCTCCCCGCCGGCCCGCCCTTCACTTCCCTCTGCTCCGGGGCTCATTGGAAATGAAATGGGTCCTCGAGAAAAATACAGACCTGCTCCATCCCTGGAAAGCCCTAACAAAGCCTCCGGTGTGGATGGGGGTTCTGATTAACTACACACCCTCGTCCCTCAGCTAAGGCCCCGGGGCTCGTTTTGGCCAGATGCTGTGGTCCCCACCCCGAGCCCCAGCCCAAGGGAAGGGCAGGTTGACCAAGCAGACCGGGACACACGCCTCACAGGGACTCAGTGCTGGGACAGCGAAGGGCCAGCCACACCcaggagagggcagaggagtCCCTCGGGGAATTATTCTGCAGCGAACAAGCACCCACAGTTTGGCATCTGCCACGAGAACACCATTCTCACGTTTTTCCCCAAAGGGAGGCAGAGACCTGAACGCCTGGGTTTTTAAGTCAAGAGAAAGACACATTGAGAGACGACCCTTCCAGATGGACAGTGGCGATGGTACAACTTGAACGGACTTAATATTACTGATCTACGCGCTTAAAAAtgctaaaatggcaaattttacgttttgtgtattttaccacaatgagaaaaaaaagacccCTGAGGGGATGACCCCTAGACCAGTCATCGGTGACTACAGATGCACGTCATCAGGGTCTAGGGGGTGCCAGGGACTTTATACATGTTCCCCTGACCCTGCGTGGAATTCATGCTCCCCCGGTAGTGAGGAAACTGGAGCTGCaggaggttaaggaacttgcccccAGAAAGGTGCCGATTTAAGACTAGGTCTGCCTGAATCTAAATATGACAGTCCTTCCTTGTGCCCCCTTCTCAAGGAGGACTGTCCTCACCTTGTAAATCAAGTTCATGTCTCGCTTGCCCATCAGTAGTTATGTCTCTAGCAAGCATGGGCTCCGTTCTGCATGTTCTACCCTCACCTGTTAAACCCGCCTGGCAACCTCCCTGCCTCACCCTGCCCCCACGAACAGGATGGGCAGAGCCGGCACAGTGATGCCGCGGCCCTGGGACAGGTGGGACAGGTGCCCGCTGGTCCCTGCAGCCCTGTCACCTCAGAGTCAGCACCGCCTGCGCCTTGGCAGGGCTGGGTGACCAGCAGTGAGGCCGCTTCTGTGCTGCCGGCCCTGACCCCTGACTCCTGAGCTGAGTCCCACTGTCTAGTGACCATGCACAAGGGTGCAGAAAGATCTAAGAAGCCCCTCCAGAGACCTCCCTGGTGCTCCAGGgcttaggactcggcgcttccactgcagggggcgcgggtttgatccctggtcaggaactaaaatcctgcaggcCGCTTGGCGCGGCCAAAGAAAGGAAGCCCCTCCAGCCGCTGCAGGGTCCAGAGGTCTGCCTCCTGAGGCCCTCGATGCCCAGGAGGTGGGCTTTCCCCAGGGAGGCACCAGGCAGGCCACCTCAGGGGGCTGGCCCAGGACCCCCGCAGCCCAGCCCACTTTAACCGGGGGACGGAGAGGGTGCTTGGTGCTTGGCTGCCCTAGCAGACAGCCTTTCTAGAGGTGTGTTCAAGCACAAAAACCTGTGCACGTGATGCTAAAAATGGCTGTGAATGTAACACCAGTCAGCCGCCCTGAAACCCAAATCGATGCCAGGCTACAAAAGCAGCAGAGACCCAGGGAGGAAAGTGAGGAAAGGAGCCCACACCCGTGCTCACTCCAGGGACCGCAAAGGGAGAGAGGGTGCACGTACCCTTCGCCAAGGCCGAAGCTGTTCGGAGAGCCGTTGTAGCTTGGGGACGAGGCACTGTTCACCTGGTAAACCACGTCGGGCCACGGGGAGCACTGCAGGGAGAGAGCACAGGGCAGCAGTGGCGCCGGCCGGGCCACTCGGTGCGAAACCACGATCCTTCCACACCCAGCCCACACTGACCCGGCGCTCGGGGACGGGCACGCTGCTAGGGCCACACCGAAGAAACCAGGGAGGGCAGAGAAGAGACAGTCCCCAGAGCAAGCAAAGCATGACACGTGTCTGTCTGAGCTTCCGAGGAGTCAAAGCAAAGAGGGAAACCTCATCGGTCCCTTGATTCCTGGGTCCACAAGAAAAGAGACTAAAAAGCAAGACAGACCAGTTGCCCACAGGCGGGTCTTCACGGTGCAGACAAATGCACGAAACAGGGAGCACGGGGCCACAGACCACTGCCAACAGAAAATCGCCAGTGAAGCTCAGTATCAGAATCTCCCGATGGGCCTCAGCTGAGGGGGACAGACGAGGCGCCTCCACACTGACCGGGAGCAGCCCCCTTCCAACCCAAGTCTTCACGCATTTACTACATTTCAGGAGCTCCCCCGCTTGCAGACCAGGGAGACGCAGCAACACGAAAGCTGTGACCCCTGAACTCCAGGAACTTCTTGTGCAGAAGCTCAAACGAACACGCGAGAATCCCCCAAGGAAAGCAGAGACGTCGGGCGCTGCCTGGTTGGGGGCGGCCAGGGGCAGCCCGCGCCCCAAGCATTCACTGCTTCCCTGCCCTGTGACGACACCGCTTTGGACACGGCCAGTCGGAAGCATTCCTGAGATCTACTATCACCCACCCGACCACAGGGTGGGTCAATATTTAACTCTGTTACGAGTGAGGCCTGGAATGCGTTGGTGCCGAATCCCGCAGCCCCgggtgggggggcgggaggggagcagggaggctGATGAACAGACAAGAGGGGATCCGGCAGCTCCCAAGGTCACAGGCCAGGTGCGGATTTCAACACCTGGCCTGGGACAGGCGCTGGGATGTCGCCTGCAGCACGCCAGGGGACCTGTCCTCCAGCAGGGAAGTCAGGGGAGAGGCAGGGGCGGGGAGGAGAAGGGTCACCGGGGTGCATCACCAGCACACACCAGGCCTGGGAAGGGCTAAGGGTCCGAGCCCGGCCCCACACCGTGCAGAGCTGGCTCTGCCCTGCTGCCAGGGGGCAGGACTCCCTGGGCCAGGGCTCTCCGGCCACCGTCAGCCTCGATGCTATGAAAAGCCAGCACGCAGCTGTCTGCGCCACAGAATTAGCAGCCCTGCTGCACGTACTTTTCTGTGTATGGCttgtcactcacacacacacgcgcgcacacacacacacaccctcacacgcgcgtgcacacacacgcacaccctcacacaccctctcaccctcacacacactcacacaccctcacacacacgcacgcacacgcacacacaccctcacCATCACACACACCTCAcgccctcacacacacaccctcacacacaccctcacacacacacaccctcacacacacgcgcgcgcgcacacacatacactcacagacacacacgcgcgcgtgcgcacacacaccctcacacactctcacacacacacaccctcacacacacgcacgcgcgcgcacacacaccctcacacacacgcacgcgcgcgcacacacacaccctcacacacactcacacacaccctcacacacacgtgcacacacacacaccctcacacacacactcacacacacacacacaccggccTCTTAGCCACCCGGTGCCTGGGCCTCACCCTTCACCCAGACTTAACCCCACCATGGTCAGCACTGGACCTGAGGCATCCACGGAGGGCCTCCTGAGTAAGTCAGATTATTCAGCGGACAAACCCAACACCTATTAACTGGCCCGATGGCAGGACACAGCGGGGAAGAGTTGTTAAAATCAAAAACAGAGCCCAGTAAaagaggcagcagcagcagtgacCCGTGACAGGAGGAAAAGGGACCTGTGGTACGAAGCATCTCAGAGGTGGCCTGGACGGAAGGACGGCTGGAGCAGGCTGGCATCGGCGGCAGGGCTGAGAGGAAACGCACCCCAGTATCCACCCAAACAGCAAAGAACGAGAGTTATTTACAGtctctgacccagcaatccctctccgaGAACAGACGCTGCAGACATTCTTTCCACGTGCAGAACTACACTCGCACAAGGTGTTCGCGGTACCCTGTGTGAAATGGCAAGAGCCTGGAAATAACCCAGTGTCCACCAAGGGGCCATCCAGACAACGAAAGCTACACAGCTGGATAAAGAACTAGAAAGCTCTTTATGAACAGACAGGAAACAGACTCCAAGAGAGGCCATGAAATAAAGACAGCCAACCAcagaacagtgtgtgtgtgtactgccgGGGGAAAAAAGCGCGCACGGGGCAAACGTGTGTGAACTGGCTTCATCTGCAGAGAACGCTGGGCCAGATACACAAGGATCCGGGGTCGCCTGCTGCCCCGGGGAGAGAAACCGAGGCCAGGCAGTGCTGGGAAGGATATTTTCTGATGGAGATGCTCTTATACCTTTTGAATTTGGACCACATGAATATATTATCTAttccaaaaaactaaaataaaaataacctgatTTTGAAATGCGCAAACGGCAGCAGAGGGCTAGAAGGTCGGCAGCAGAGGGCTAGAAGGTACTTGTGAAACACCTCCCTGGACACCGGGCCTTAAATGAAAGCAGCTCCAGACAAAGGAACACACCACGATTTAACGGGCGCTCTCGGAAGAAGCATTCACCCCAAATGGGCACTTTTCCAAGGATCTAAACCAACCCTCGCCGCCCCTGGTAGAAGGCTCCGGCCGGCTCACCTCTGAGAGGATGGTGGTTTCATAGGACGGCTGGTACTTCTCCTTCTCTTGGGCCgttcttttctccatcttctctcgGTCAGTCTTCTGCTTCCGGTCAGCTCCCTTTGGCTGTAAGTGCAGAGCACAGGGGTCCAATGAGTTCAAAGCAGGCAGAGGCAGCTGTCGGGGGGAGATCCAGGGCTGAGCAGTGCCCCCCCCCACCAAGGCCAGCACACTCCCCACCTCACCCAGAACCCCAAGAATGATCTCACGGACAAGAAAGCATCTCTCTCACCTCCCAGGCATCCGAAACATGGTCCTCCCTCCCGCCTGGAACCCTTCCCCACCCCGAGGGAGCTCAGCGCCTGCTACAGGGTCCTACGGGGTCTCTACAGGGTCCGCCCAGCTGCTCATGCAGAAATGCTTGGAGCAGAGCTTTACCAGTGGCCACTTGCTAATGGAGAGGACCCCTCGAGAGCCTTCCGTGGGTTCCCCGTGGAGAGTGACGGGAAGTGGATGAGCCGGGAGCTGCTGGCCAGGGCTCGGTCTACACTTGCAGGCCATCTTGGCCATCGTGGGGGCCTCCTTGCCCAGAAGTCCTAGGACTACGGCCACGCTCCCGGCTTCCAGCCCAGCAGGCCCAGCTGATGGGGACCATCCTGACCACTGGGACTATCCCCTCCTGAGTTCAGGGCCTGGTGGTCGGGGCCAGATATCAAGACTCCGCAGGGCCCAGAACTGAGCGCTTCACTCTGTAGGCAGTGGACCACGCGCAGTGGGCAGTCAGGGAGGAAAGTTCATCCTCAAGCTCGATGGCGCCTCTGGGATCATCCTGGCGGGCACCTTCCTCAGGCTGCAGCTTTTGACTCCCAGCTCAGGAGATTTTAGGAAATAGCCCTCAGGGGGATgcccaggctggagggagggaggtttgCTGGGGGTCCTACGGGGACATGAGTGACAGATCCGGTGTCCAGTGGGAGGGCCGGGCATGCGGCAGCCGGACCCCCGTCATCTGGTTTCCCTGCTTCACCTCCGTCCTCTTGTCCCAGAAAGGAGGCCCTTCTTCCCGGCCCAGAAGCATTACTGGCAAAGCGTGGCCGAGCCTGCCTGTAGGGGGCAGCCTGCGGGCAGCCGGCGGGGCAGGGAGTGGCCCAGACACGCCCATGGAGCCCCAGGACAGGGCTCCGAGAAGCCAGGGCTTCCCAGTGACCAGGGTGACGTGAGATGGGAGAGTGATGGGCGGTTCGGCTGGGCTGTGCCTGGCCCCAGTGCACACCCGTCTGAACTGctgctggcgggggggggggtggctggcCAGGCCACCTCGGGCATTCTGGGGACCCCGCTTCGGGTAACAGAGGCGCCTACCCCGGGAAGCTCACGGGAGCCATGGGGAGGGCTGGGCACCCCTGGCGCAGACCGCTCCCCCCTCCTACCGCCCGGCCCGGCGCCCATTCCCAGGGCACGCGCTCGGAGAGCAGTGGAATCACACTGGACGCACCCACCACCTGAGGGCAGAAGACAGCCGGTGGAACCCTGGACCTGGTCTCTGCGtgacagggagggggtgggactgCAGGACAGGCAGAGATCACCCGCTGCACAGCCTCGGAGCTGTGAGGCAGAATCACCCTGGACCCCGGAGCAGACCCAAGACCAGAGGCACCGGTGGACGGGGTCGGCAGACGAAAGCTCCCCAAAGATGGCCACGTCCTAATACCCACAGCCTGGGAGGATGTTACCTTACAGGGCAGAAGGGGGCAAGGTTGCAGATGGACTTAAGATGGCCAACAACATGAGATTAAAATAGGAAGACGAGCCCGGATCATCccggtgggcccagtgtaatgaCAGGGGCTTAAGAGTGGAGGTGGGGCGAACAGGGCAGTCAGGGTGATGCGTGTGAGAGGGGCTCCACCTGCTCCAGCTTCGAGGATGGAGGAGGGGCCACAGGCCAAGGAATGCGGAGGCCTCCAGAAGCCGGAAAGGGCAAGGGAAGAGAGATTCTCCCCTggggcctccagaaaggaattcaGCCCTCCTGACGCCCGAGTCTAGCCCAGTGGGGCCCGGTTCAGACTCCTGACCTCCAACATTAAAAGATAGTGTGTAGTGCTGAGCCACTCAGCTTTTGGCAATTCTTTTACAGcaggaagaggaaacaaacaTGGGGCAGAAATGGAACTTCCTTCGGAGGCCGGTTTCAAGGCTTCATAATGATGCAGCGGGTTTCTGGAGGGTGCTACCGCCCTGGCAGAGAAGACAAACTCACGCTCCCCccaccatccctccctccccacccagggtGGCAGCACTAACTGACCAAGGTGGCCCAGGGCACGGAGCCCGGCCAGGGCCTCAGAACCCTTTGCCCACAGCCCTCGGGCGGCCAGACGCTATCAGTGGGGATGAAGCCAGCCGCCCGGCTGTGTGGCCTGAGTGCAGACACGGGCAGCTTCAGGGCCTTCCAGCCGGTTGGGAAACAGGCCAGGTCACCACTCCGCCGCCAGGTTGATGGTTCTACCTGTGGGCACTTATTTCCACATCCCTCCCGAGCTCAGGAAGATCAACACTGACCCAGCTTCCTCTGGAACGAGGCCCTATTTCTACGGCCGCTCACTCTGGCATCTCCAGCCCCGGCAGACGGAGCTTTGTCGGCAAGTCCCCAGGTCCCCTAATTGTGAAAGACAGGAAGGACGGGGAAGGCACTGGGGCTGGTCCGCGCCCCGTCCTGGGGCACCTGCTGGGATCTCCTGGCCGGCGGGCAGGTCCAGCCTGCTGGCGACGGGGCCTGTGGTCCTGCTCGGCACCGGCCCGCCCACCCTGAGGATGGATGATGCGGGGTCCGCggccaccctccctccccgcggggCCACCCTGAGCTGCACCACTGTGGACCGTCTTTAGGAAATACTCTGTCCAGACAGATGAGGTGAGAAGCAATGGCAGGAGACGGCAGGGGGTGAGgcgagaaaggaaaagaagggaggtACCAGGAGGCCACTGCACAGGGACAAGGGAATAACATCCactgggattaacacatacacactaccatatgtaaaacagataaccaacaaggagctactgtgtagcacagggaaatacTCCGCAATAACCTAACTGGGAAAAGTATTTGAAAacgaatagatacatgtatatgtataactgaatcactgtgctgtacacctgaaactcagaCGACATGGTAAATCCACCATActtccattaaaataaataaataaataacacccaTGGTCAGGACCCACACGGGAGGTCTCCTAACTTGACTTCTAAGGAGAATCTAATGGGCAACTACAGAATCTGTGGCCAAAGTGCTCGGGAGAAAAACAAAAGTCTAAAACTGTGCCAATCCCAGCACTCTGGTCAAGCAGAGCCGAGCCCGGCCGTCTGCGGGGAAGAAAGCAGGCGGGCTGGCTCATCAGAGCCCAGGCAGGAGCCCCGGGCCACCACGGGGACGCCGCGCTCCCTGCTGGGCCTCCGCGCTTCGGCCTCACCGTCCCAGGCAGGGTGAGGGGCCGGGTGACGGCGGGTGGAGCCGGCGGGGCCGTCCTACCTTGAACACCTTGATCTGGCAGCTGGCCGAGTGCAAGTGCTCCGTGTACTCCCCATTCTCATTCTGCTTGAAGGTATCGATCTGCACCCGAAAGGGCACGCCCTTCTCGCCCCCGTGCTTCCTCGGGGTGAACTCTGTGCTGATGCAGTGCACCTGCAGGGGACGCGGGGGACAGGTAGCCAGAAACAGGCGAGGATGGGCTCTGGACCGCCCCCCGCCCACGGGCTCCTCTCCAGATGGAGGTTTCCATCCCGCACGGTCAGACCCACCTCCACCTCTCCGCTCTCCCCCAGTGCTGTCCACTCGGTCAGGCCGCTGGCCGCCCCATCCCCTATCCACAGAGGGCATGCCCTCTCACCTTTGTCCCTTGACCTTGGAGGCCCTGCCTGACCACCTAAGTCCTTGCCGTTGCTCCAGGCCCACTGACCCCAGCAGACCCCCTCACTCCTGCCCGTGAGACCTCTCCCTTGGCAAATCCCACAGACCACAGAGCAGGGACCACAGCTTAGTCCCTAAGGGCCTGGTGGCCAGGTTACTCAGGCCAGGCCAGAAGCTGGGACCGCTTCTTTATTTCTCGTTAGTGCCTGTTACACAGAAGGCCCTTGACGTATATTTCTTGCTATAACACTGTGATCATGTCATAATACAATACATCTTATTGTAATAGTAAACGATAACAttattataattcttttaaaatgcaattcaAGTATTGTAATTATGCAAGGCAAAAAGATCGCTCACTTTTACTGAGCGATTACTATGAACCAGGCCTTGTGGTCATGGCTCTGTTTTCACTCTCTAATTTATAAGACAGGTGGGAAAACCAAGAGGCTCAAAAAGGGACACACAGTAAGAGAGCCAGGGGCAAACCCGGAAGCACAGGGCCCCGGCTGGGCCCTTGGTCACCTCTATCTGCCGTGGTGTTTAACACAAGGCCAGGTTCACAACCAGGTGcttgagaattaaataattaatttaataatagaaacaacagaaacaatTACGAAAAAAATTTTCACTTCAAATTATTTATGCTAGGCCATACTTGTTTGGCAAAAAGCTTACATATTGATAAGCAAAACCCACACAGGATGCTACAACATCCCACGTCCTTTTCCCAGCCCCAGGGACCAACTAGCCCTGTGACTCTGAGCCACACTCATCCACCCTTTCAGCCTCCTTTCCTGCAGCAGAGGGCAGGAGCCCATCAGGGCCCCCCGGACGGATGGTTTCGAGAAACGACCCAATGGACCCCAGAGCTCCGGCTTCCCCACTGAGGGCAAGCTCCCTCCCGCTCACCTGAATGAAAGCAGACGCTCTCTTCGAAGGGTCCCACAAAAACTCAACTGCATTCAGCTGGGTCGGGCTGGCCCTGGGGTCCAAGATACCAACAGACAGTGGAATatctgtgcacatacacacacaaaagtgcAATCGTCAGCCACTCCCAAATATTTCGGGAAGGATTCTCATTACAGGTCCAAATTCCTTACACAATTCGAAATGCCAGAAGTTCTGAAAACTAGGTTTTGCGTAACTCACTTGGCAGAATCCTGACTTGACGCCTTTACCCCATTGTGTAGAGTCATTCTGTTCTGCTGCAGGAACATTGCTCTGCTTGATTGCCTGTTGGCGGTGTGACCCGAGGCTATGGGTCTACACACCTTACTGTCATTCCAACTTCTGAATTCCAAAACCCATCTGGCCCCAAGGGTTGTGGATAAAAGACCGTGGACCACCGCCTGAGCCCCCAGTTCCATTTCCACTGCCCCTCTCTGTGAGGCCCACCCTGCCCTTCATCACTCATCATGATCCTTTAAGGCAGGATCTTTCTGCAAAGCCTTCCCTGCTTCTCGCTCCCTGACGGCAGGTCCtcagatcccacgtgccacccCATCCCAGCCCCCGCAAAAGGTGAACTCCCAAGGGCAGGCCTGGTGGCACGGTCACCTCCACCAGCTCCTATGGGGTTTTACACAAGGCAAAAGTGCGCCAAGATGCCCTGGACAGGCCTGGGTCCAGATGGCACCCAGGAAGGACCCCCGAGTGCCTGGAGCTCCGTCGGCCTCTCCTGGCCCGGGAGACTCACCGATGTCCAGGATGCGGTCCCCGGGCCGGCTCCACCGCCAGCCCTCCAGCTGCTGGTGCTCTGTGTACTGCAGCCGCCGGTCGTGGAACAGCACACGGATGATGCTCTGGGCGGGCGGAAGGGGAGGGGTGGCAGTAAGGGGCAGCGGAGCGCGGGTCCTGAGAGGGACCCACAGGGAGCCTGCCCTCGACCCTCCCCAAGCCAGACAAGCCTCCCGCCCTCCAAGGCCTGGAGCAGCCTGGAGCAGCCTGGAggcttcctccccgcccccctcccagAGCCCCAGCAATACGAATGACGGCACGAACACGAGTGCTGCCCTTCCCTCCAGGGTTCCTAAGCGCTCTGCACACGCGGGTCATCTACAAACCCCTCCGcgcagatgagtaaactgaagctcagaaaaggcTGGCAAGAGGCAAAGCCAGGCTGGAAGCCGAGCCTGTCCGACCCAGCGCCCGGTCCATCAGCCCACGTCCCTCTGGCTCTCAGTGCTGCCGGCCCACCCGAGGCCCCTTAGACAACACACTCCGGGGACCAGGAGCCCACCTCTGGCCCTGGAGCTTTCCCCAAACCTCCCAGGCACTCCCGCTGCAAGCCCAGGTGCTGGGACCGCGACAGCGCACCCTCAGGAGCCCAGGAAGGGCACAGCCGGCAGCCTCACCTTCACGTATTTTGTGTTCAGATCCTGAAAATCTCCCAGCTTCCGATTCTCCAGCAGTCGGATTTCATAAGACTGACCTGGAGGGGGGA
Coding sequences within:
- the TFCP2L1 gene encoding transcription factor CP2-like protein 1 isoform X1 translates to MLFWHTQPEHYNQHNSGSYLRDLTSALQRENDVLALPIFKQEEPQLSPENEARLPPLQYVLCAATSPAVKLHEETLTYLNQGQSYEIRLLENRKLGDFQDLNTKYVKSIIRVLFHDRRLQYTEHQQLEGWRWSRPGDRILDIDIPLSVGILDPRASPTQLNAVEFLWDPSKRASAFIQVHCISTEFTPRKHGGEKGVPFRVQIDTFKQNENGEYTEHLHSASCQIKVFKPKGADRKQKTDREKMEKRTAQEKEKYQPSYETTILSECSPWPDVVYQVNSASSPSYNGSPNSFGLGEGNSSPTHPVEALPVGSDVSVCGWALAACPTRTEHPLKACPLRPQHLLPSASTHDAQQWLHRNRFSQFCRLFASFSGADLLKMSRDDLVQICGPADGIRLFNAIKGRNVRPKMTIYVCQELEQSRVPLQQKRDGGGDPNLCVYHAIFLEELTTLELIEKIANLYSISPQHIHRVYRQGPTGIHVVVSNEMVQNFQDESCFILSTLKAESNDGYHVILKCGL
- the TFCP2L1 gene encoding transcription factor CP2-like protein 1 isoform X3, with protein sequence MLFWHTQPEHYNQHNSGSYLRDVLALPIFKQEEPQLSPENEARLPPLQYVLCAATSPAVKLHEETLTYLNQGQSYEIRLLENRKLGDFQDLNTKYVKSIIRVLFHDRRLQYTEHQQLEGWRWSRPGDRILDIDIPLSVGILDPRASPTQLNAVEFLWDPSKRASAFIQVHCISTEFTPRKHGGEKGVPFRVQIDTFKQNENGEYTEHLHSASCQIKVFKPKGADRKQKTDREKMEKRTAQEKEKYQPSYETTILSECSPWPDVVYQVNSASSPSYNGSPNSFGLGEGNSSPTHPVEALPVGSDHLLPSASTHDAQQWLHRNRFSQFCRLFASFSGADLLKMSRDDLVQICGPADGIRLFNAIKGRNVRPKMTIYVCQELEQSRVPLQQKRDGGGDPNLCVYHAIFLEELTTLELIEKIANLYSISPQHIHRVYRQGPTGIHVVVSNEMVQNFQDESCFILSTLKAESNDGYHVILKCGL
- the TFCP2L1 gene encoding transcription factor CP2-like protein 1 isoform X2, which gives rise to MLFWHTQPEHYNQHNSGSYLRDLTSALQRENDVLALPIFKQEEPQLSPENEARLPPLQYVLCAATSPAVKLHEETLTYLNQGQSYEIRLLENRKLGDFQDLNTKYVKSIIRVLFHDRRLQYTEHQQLEGWRWSRPGDRILDIDIPLSVGILDPRASPTQLNAVEFLWDPSKRASAFIQVHCISTEFTPRKHGGEKGVPFRVQIDTFKQNENGEYTEHLHSASCQIKVFKPKGADRKQKTDREKMEKRTAQEKEKYQPSYETTILSECSPWPDVVYQVNSASSPSYNGSPNSFGLGEGNSSPTHPVEALPVGSDHLLPSASTHDAQQWLHRNRFSQFCRLFASFSGADLLKMSRDDLVQICGPADGIRLFNAIKGRNVRPKMTIYVCQELEQSRVPLQQKRDGGGDPNLCVYHAIFLEELTTLELIEKIANLYSISPQHIHRVYRQGPTGIHVVVSNEMVQNFQDESCFILSTLKAESNDGYHVILKCGL